Proteins encoded together in one Mus caroli chromosome 4, CAROLI_EIJ_v1.1, whole genome shotgun sequence window:
- the LOC110293665 gene encoding L-amino-acid oxidase-like, which produces MSFRTMAKKSGILVWGILLCISSCLALYENLVKCFQDPDYEAFLLIAQNGLHTSPLSKRVVVVGAGMAGLVAAKTLQDAGHEVTILEASNHIGGRVVTLRNKEEGWYLELGPMRIPESHKLIHTYVQKLGLKLNKFNQYDSNTWYLLNGQRYRASEVMANPGILGYPLRPSEKNKTVTDLFYQAITKIKPHRKISNCSQLLSLYDSYSTKAYLMKEGTLSKGAIEMIGDIMNENAGYYKSLLESLRIASIFSKSDQFSEITGGFDQLPNGLSASLKPGTIRLGSKVERVVRDGPKVKVMYRTDGPTSALHKLTADYAIITASAKATHLITFQPPLSREKTHALRSVHYTSATKVVLVCNERFWEQDGIRGGYSITDRPSRFIYYPSHSLPGGKGVLLASFTVGDDSSFFAALKPKQVVDVVLDDLAAVHRIPKEELKRMCPKSAIKHWSLDPLTIGAFTEFTPYQFVDYSKQLFQPEGRIYFAGEHTCLPHSWIDTAIKSGIRASCSIQAAVDKEATQGQMAL; this is translated from the exons ATGAGTTTCAGGACCATGGCCAAGAAGAGTG GAATCCTTGTTTGGGGGATCCTGCTGTGCATCTCCAGCTGTCTTGCCCTCTATGAGAACCTTGTCAAGTGTTTCCAGGATCCCGATTATGAGGCCTTCCTTCTCATAGCCCAGAATGGGCTCCATACCTCCCCACTGTCCAAGCGTGTGGTGGTAGTGGGAGCTGGCATGGCAGGCCTAGTGGCAGCTAAGACCCTACAGGATGCCGGTCACGAG GTAACCATCTTGGAGGCCAGCAACCACATTGGAGGTAGGGTGGTCACACTCAGAAACAAGGAGGAAGGCTGGTACTTAGAACTTGGACCAATGCGAATCCCAGAAAGCCACAA gcTAATCCACACCTATGTCCAGAAGCTTGGCCTGAAACTGAATAAGTTCAACCAGTATGATAGCAACACCTGGTACCTACTCAATGGACAACGCTATCGTGCCTCAGAAGTCATGGCTAACCCAGGAATCTTGGGCTACCCCCTGAGGCCCTCAGAGAAGAACAAAACTGTCACAGACCTGTTCTACCAAGCCATCACGAAG ATCAAACCACATAGGAAGATATCCAATTGCAGCCAGCTGCTCTCCCTTTATGACTCTTACTCCACCAAG GCTTACCTGATGAAGGAAGGAACACTGAGCAAAGGGGCCATCGAGATGATCGGGGATATAATGAATGAGAATGCTGGCTACTATAAGTCCCTCCTGGAGTCCCTGAGGATTGCAAGCATCTTCTCCAAAAGTGACCA ATTTTCAGAGATCACCGGTGGCTTTGACCAACTCCCCAATGGCCTCAGTGCTAGCCTGAAGCCTGGCACCATCCGTCTGGGGTCCAAAGTAGAAAGAGTGGTGAGAGACGGGCCCAAGGTTAAGGTTATGTACCGCACAGATGGGCCCACCTCTGCACTGCACAAACTCACTGCGGATTACGCCATCATCACTGCCTCAGCCAAGGCCACTCACCTCATCACCTTCCAGCCACCTCTGTCCCGAGAGAAAACACATGCCCTGCGCTCCGTTCATTACACCAGTGCCACCAAGGTGGTTTTAGTGTGCAACGAACGCTTCTGGGAACAGGATGGTATCCGGGGCGGCTACTCCATCACTGACCGACCCTCCCGCTTCATTTACTATCCCAGCCACAGCCTGCCAGGCGGCAAGGGAGTCCTGCTGGCCTCTTTCACTGTGGGTGATGATTCCTCCTTCTTTGCTGCCCTGAAGCCCAAGCAGGTGGTAGATGTTGTGCTAGATGACCTTGCGGCAGTGCACCGCATACCCAAGGAGGAGCTAAAGCGCATGTGCCCAAAGTCAGCGATCAAGCACTGGTCTCTAGACCCCCTCACCATTGGCGCCTTTACAGAGTTCACACCCTACCAATTTGTAGACTATTCGAAGCAGCTCTTCCAGCCAGAGGGCCGCATCTACTTTGCTGGGGAGCATACCTGCCTGCCTCACAGCTGGATAGACACCGCCATCAAGTCGGGCATCCGGGCCTCCTGCAGCATTCAGGCTGCAGTTGACAAGGAGGCCACTCAAGGACAGATGGCTCTTTAG